A single Perognathus longimembris pacificus isolate PPM17 chromosome 17, ASM2315922v1, whole genome shotgun sequence DNA region contains:
- the Prcd gene encoding photoreceptor disk component PRCD, translating to MCTTLFLLSTLAMLWRRRFANRVQPEPSQVDGAVMGSSLDTHLQSSSLGREEEPLK from the exons ATGTGTACCACCCTGTTCCTGCTCAGCACCTTGGCTATGCTCTGGCGCCGCCGATTTGCCAACCGGGTCCAACC AGAGCCCAGCCAAGTGGATGGAGCAGTTATGGGCAGTAGCTTGGACACACATCTCCAGTCCTCTTCCTTGGGCAG GGAAGAAGAGCCTTTGAAGTAA